Proteins from a genomic interval of Diaphorobacter sp. HDW4A:
- a CDS encoding AMP-binding protein, with protein sequence MNQPTMLCELLARTPAESIALEFGELRLSYAQLREQIESVAQGLRNQGLHAGDVLGIWLPNTPRWLVLHLACASLGVSTLSLNLKLGVKEIASFIDRSGAKALAFDRRIVDAGASSAGPNASDENQLSMVWQQHAGSLHWLLDASVDSLGQMARSRPNDTRAAPVWSDWNTLMHASPEGSEVKPDLSGWPCIILSSSGTTSLPKLIVHAQSNIALHVQDVAPGFDVQAGDRTLLALPMCGAFGYTAAMMTLAAGATLVLHEMFEPALAARALSEQPITHMFGTNDMVEKLIAPLPDDWRPRALKFVGHANFVPGLDELPARAQGLGMRMVGCFGMSEIFALFAHQAVNAELPRRAQSGGIPVTASVQVRARNLETGTVCATMEPGELEFRGPYMMKEYLGNPEATANAFTDDGFLRSGDLGYVNGDGGFTHISRLGDVLRIGGFLVNPAEIEEAVLAVSGASACQVVAVQAAGSSRPVAFVIVDGTQVVDEALIKDQLLRQIAKYKVPIRIIRMEGFPYTMGPNGKKVKRNELRDLAQSMLDKESTT encoded by the coding sequence ATGAATCAACCAACCATGCTCTGCGAGTTGCTGGCTCGCACGCCTGCTGAATCCATTGCGCTGGAGTTCGGTGAACTGCGGCTGAGCTATGCGCAACTGCGGGAACAGATCGAAAGCGTCGCGCAAGGCTTGCGCAATCAGGGGCTTCACGCCGGGGATGTGCTGGGCATCTGGTTGCCCAACACGCCGCGATGGCTCGTGCTCCATCTTGCGTGCGCATCATTGGGCGTGAGCACGCTCAGCCTCAATCTCAAGCTGGGGGTGAAAGAGATCGCAAGCTTCATTGATCGCTCGGGCGCCAAGGCGCTGGCGTTTGACCGGCGCATCGTCGATGCGGGAGCATCCAGCGCTGGACCGAACGCAAGCGACGAGAACCAGCTTTCGATGGTATGGCAGCAGCACGCGGGCTCGCTCCATTGGTTGCTCGACGCGTCGGTTGACTCGCTCGGACAGATGGCACGGAGTCGGCCGAATGACACACGGGCTGCGCCGGTCTGGAGTGATTGGAATACGTTGATGCATGCATCACCAGAGGGTAGTGAAGTGAAGCCGGACCTGTCCGGTTGGCCCTGCATCATCCTGTCCTCATCGGGCACCACCAGCCTGCCCAAGCTCATCGTGCATGCGCAAAGCAATATCGCGTTGCATGTGCAGGACGTAGCACCGGGCTTCGATGTGCAAGCGGGCGACCGCACCTTGCTCGCGTTGCCGATGTGCGGCGCGTTTGGCTACACCGCGGCCATGATGACTCTGGCGGCAGGTGCCACGCTTGTTTTGCACGAAATGTTCGAACCAGCATTGGCCGCTAGGGCATTGAGCGAGCAACCGATCACCCACATGTTCGGCACCAACGACATGGTGGAAAAGCTGATTGCTCCCTTGCCAGACGACTGGCGGCCGCGCGCCCTCAAGTTCGTGGGCCACGCCAATTTCGTGCCGGGTCTGGACGAGCTGCCAGCGCGGGCACAGGGCTTGGGCATGCGCATGGTGGGCTGCTTTGGCATGAGCGAGATTTTTGCGCTGTTTGCGCATCAGGCCGTGAATGCCGAGTTGCCGCGCCGCGCGCAGTCCGGTGGCATTCCCGTTACCGCCAGCGTGCAGGTGCGCGCGCGCAATCTGGAGACGGGCACGGTCTGCGCAACCATGGAGCCCGGGGAGCTGGAGTTTCGCGGGCCCTACATGATGAAGGAATACCTCGGCAACCCGGAGGCGACTGCGAATGCGTTCACCGACGATGGATTCCTGCGCTCGGGTGATCTTGGCTATGTCAACGGTGATGGCGGGTTCACGCACATCTCGCGGTTGGGGGATGTGCTGCGCATCGGCGGGTTTCTCGTCAACCCGGCGGAGATTGAAGAGGCGGTTCTCGCGGTCAGTGGTGCGAGTGCTTGCCAGGTGGTAGCCGTGCAGGCGGCGGGCAGTTCTCGGCCAGTGGCCTTTGTCATTGTGGATGGCACGCAGGTGGTCGACGAGGCGCTCATCAAGGATCAGCTGCTGCGCCAGATCGCCAAATACAAGGTGCCGATACGAATCATCCGCATGGAAGGTTTCCCCTACACGATGGGCCCCAACGGCAAGAAGGTCAAACGCAACGAGCTGCGCGATCTGGCGCAGTCGATGCTGGACAAGGAGAGCACGACGTGA
- a CDS encoding cyclase family protein, whose product MSAYRPVHLPHVPPVVGDGRSPRWTRRPDQSNWGDFGPDDQLGRLNFLTADKVLEAAREIQTGKRFCLSLPLDLPGGNALNPRRHPPIIKPSRRPLGPGMNFALRQEHPNYTDVVSDDYAQIYLQYSTQWDALSHVGSHFDVNEDGIEELVYYNGFQAGIDILAPKDLPDMDGQSRALALGVERLAEQAIQGRGVLVNLRRHFGDGHTLVTGRMLKDVLRQDGIEVSKGDVVAFYTGFSDLLIACNRQPKADMPETTCAVLDGRDPELQQWVIDSEAASLVADNYGVESVPGRPVDGNCAFLPLHELCLFKLGMPFGELWYLHELAQWLEAAGRYRFMLTAPALRLPGAVGSPLTPVATV is encoded by the coding sequence ATGAGCGCTTACCGTCCCGTGCACTTGCCCCATGTCCCCCCCGTGGTGGGAGATGGCCGATCCCCTCGCTGGACCCGTCGACCGGATCAATCCAACTGGGGGGATTTCGGGCCGGATGATCAACTGGGGCGGCTGAATTTTCTGACGGCCGACAAGGTGCTCGAGGCAGCGCGGGAAATTCAGACTGGTAAGCGCTTCTGTCTGAGCTTGCCATTGGATCTTCCGGGGGGCAATGCGTTGAATCCCCGTCGTCATCCACCGATCATCAAGCCGTCGCGCCGACCGTTGGGGCCGGGCATGAATTTCGCACTCAGGCAGGAGCATCCGAATTACACCGATGTGGTCAGCGACGACTACGCGCAGATCTATCTGCAGTATTCGACGCAGTGGGATGCGCTGTCGCATGTGGGAAGCCATTTCGATGTGAATGAAGATGGCATCGAAGAGCTGGTGTACTACAACGGTTTTCAGGCAGGCATCGATATTCTGGCTCCCAAGGATCTGCCTGACATGGACGGGCAATCTCGCGCGTTGGCGCTTGGTGTTGAGCGGCTGGCGGAGCAGGCGATTCAGGGGCGCGGTGTGCTGGTCAATCTGCGCAGGCATTTCGGCGACGGGCACACGCTGGTGACCGGACGCATGCTCAAGGACGTGCTCCGGCAGGATGGCATCGAGGTGAGCAAGGGGGATGTTGTCGCGTTCTATACCGGCTTCAGCGATTTGCTGATCGCCTGCAACAGGCAGCCCAAGGCCGACATGCCGGAGACCACCTGCGCCGTGCTGGATGGCCGCGATCCGGAACTGCAGCAATGGGTGATCGATAGCGAGGCCGCCAGTCTGGTGGCGGACAACTACGGCGTGGAGTCCGTGCCCGGCCGTCCGGTGGATGGGAACTGTGCATTTTTGCCATTGCACGAGTTGTGTCTTTTCAAGCTCGGCATGCCGTTTGGCGAGCTGTGGTATTTGCATGAACTCGCGCAATGGCTGGAGGCTGCCGGGCGCTATCGCTTCATGCTCACGGCGCCCGCGCTGCGTTTGCCGGGTGCGGTGGGTTCGCCGCTCACTCCCGTGGCCACCGTGTGA
- a CDS encoding IclR family transcriptional regulator, with product MTKMGGTNVHHMNSGIPGAQSPARLVQVLQLVADHHVPGVSIAELTNLSGLDRSTARRMLMVLALTGFAAKDAGSGRYRLGVQAMHTGLAAMAKPPVFEACQPAMKNIARRTGDSVFLIIRVGDFAHCLHVQIGDKPLHAHSLMTGQIRLLGQGTASLALAATLKDRELAQIHERRQLDYEAAGISLQRLMDMVQQTRALGHSVSNNLLTTGASGIGVPIKVQSSHKAAISVAADAARMTPRHQSMALEILKAELEQSGIVVSKYGSLR from the coding sequence ATGACAAAAATGGGCGGCACCAATGTTCACCATATGAACTCGGGGATTCCCGGAGCCCAGAGCCCGGCGAGGTTGGTGCAGGTGCTGCAGCTGGTGGCCGACCATCACGTGCCAGGCGTTTCCATCGCTGAACTCACCAACCTCTCGGGACTTGATCGATCCACCGCCAGACGCATGCTGATGGTGCTTGCGCTGACCGGCTTCGCCGCCAAGGACGCAGGCAGCGGCCGCTATCGGCTCGGTGTGCAGGCCATGCACACGGGCCTCGCGGCCATGGCCAAGCCACCCGTATTCGAGGCCTGCCAACCCGCCATGAAAAACATCGCGCGCCGCACCGGCGACTCGGTCTTCCTCATCATCCGCGTGGGCGACTTCGCACATTGCCTGCATGTGCAAATCGGCGACAAACCGCTGCACGCCCACAGTCTTATGACCGGCCAGATCCGCCTGCTCGGACAGGGCACCGCCAGCCTCGCACTCGCCGCCACGTTGAAAGATCGGGAACTCGCACAGATCCACGAACGCCGTCAGCTCGACTACGAAGCCGCAGGCATCAGCCTGCAACGCCTGATGGACATGGTGCAGCAGACCCGTGCGCTAGGTCACTCCGTCAGCAACAACCTGCTCACGACCGGCGCATCAGGCATAGGCGTACCCATCAAAGTCCAATCCAGCCACAAAGCCGCCATCAGCGTCGCAGCAGACGCTGCACGCATGACGCCCAGACACCAGTCAATGGCGCTGGAGATTTTGAAAGCCGAGTTGGAGCAATCGGGGATTGTGGTGAGCAAGTATGGAAGCCTGCGTTAA
- a CDS encoding RHS repeat-associated core domain-containing protein, whose amino-acid sequence MDATVAYFSQGRTNICSVSWSVDGPLEPLTLDPWIESKQLLWGRQPYAIHWLSFDKEKGECVYSKGGVYVYQTRYANCFDPENQEDIAKWSNSWMTDIASNVCVSRNVIRRDSLPQMCSMDGSGNDRNRTGNTFPSLAGNPVQISTGNKIEANTDYFDRQAAPLTFTRIYNSGWSSGVIPTPPEFYGKGWSHNHEAWLTSSRQNVGTNKTSNAISPKNGEHETLYIHSALGEYSIFHRFVPPSTSAIGSEVPGTFNGGAPGQRLERKEKGWEYTNSEDTKFFFNADGRVTKKITSNGDVYAYEYNTGTRKLISIRNQFNRSVLIAENMLTSEVELQPSSGDLVRYSLDDNLLSKVTSVDGSFFKYTYNPDKLLIGKIDEIGNSIGSYTYSDNRVVKSEKSPNTDTYLFNYDHTLGNRITTITPPIGDRITTRAQASGLASTVTTSPFSALNTSTQKGIYLTADGFLDFETDYRDNAIFWQWNKERILPTKITEAKGQKNTERITDISWHLLFRKPIRLERGGNIEEMEYDQRGNMISWSVTGSTGIFQRHEWTYDGQDNLLTVTAPGGYSASYTYDANSNRKTFTDPFGRVTYFTDYDNRGRLLSFTDPTGRTYSLTYDLRGRLTSSTVAGLTTSYQYQLNGVMTKAIFPNGYVVNYTYDTAQRLTGWTDNRGNAQTFVLDGAGNRTSEKTTDSIGSVAFEIARTLNGINRVSSETVGADQKKSFTYDANGDLATISDGLLKTVSLTRDALRRTTAIRDENNAKALLSYNALDAIVQAKDRKSVATDYSRNAIGGALQETSLDTGIISSTFDARGLTTSVKDATGRMINIDNDALGRTTKLSYNDSTTSLLKYDLSGTTYNTTDAPNASIGSLSEVQDPGVTTQYQRDALSRIVRKTQTLSGGETRSTSYTYVPAGQGGAGSLQSITYPSGKTLAYSYDSTGLITGMTWNGTPLVSALQWSPLGVPTVWTWPGIKMSPTDPSSLFENRQYNTAGQLIHSGLLDLTWDAAGRVTAIAQSHMIPGSGSDPAQRGMVSSSFNYNATGNLTASAHALMAVPAVTLPAGVTLPDVVGYTSLGYSYDANANRTSGVFTKATGVGTPLKLTRTYTSTTGTNRLASVTTTSSAGGTIPAKTYEYDASGSLTSAAGQYLHYGPNGRVAKLTGTASSTDPLAVSYVYNSSSQRVLKTDAHTAGAAVSEHAFYSDDDGTSPLGFYSSQRSSNSAAPAGENDSTELLYLPTANGLIPIAAQINGRIYAIDTDHLNTPRRLTNADGQVAWQWLITGFGEVTPTTGATGYLQPGSTATAPSYAPAVTFNLRYPGQQWDQETGLAYNINRYYDASSGRYIQADPIGLDGGWNRFAYVSGNPLNAVDPWGLQTLPRRPQDNMPVGVGGGAGPLIITGAGGAAAGRSLWDLCKQGWNWIFSDGGNNTLEPGPHAGDSIPARGPGRDFTPEERDSINDIGDATGCHTCGSTVPGTNSGNWIPDHQPPNALNPDAGPQRLYPHCLSCSRRQGGQIRGNQTRGN is encoded by the coding sequence ATGGATGCAACGGTAGCCTATTTCTCTCAAGGACGGACAAATATTTGTTCGGTTTCTTGGTCCGTAGACGGCCCACTTGAGCCTTTAACTCTCGATCCATGGATCGAATCAAAACAGTTGCTCTGGGGTCGCCAACCTTACGCAATTCATTGGTTATCCTTCGACAAGGAAAAAGGTGAATGTGTATATTCAAAAGGTGGTGTATACGTATATCAAACACGCTACGCCAATTGCTTTGACCCTGAAAACCAAGAAGACATAGCCAAATGGTCCAACAGTTGGATGACCGACATTGCCAGCAATGTATGCGTGTCACGTAACGTCATAAGGCGAGACTCACTCCCCCAGATGTGTTCAATGGACGGCTCCGGAAATGACAGAAATCGAACCGGCAACACCTTTCCTTCACTTGCCGGGAATCCAGTTCAAATCTCAACTGGCAACAAGATCGAAGCCAACACGGACTACTTTGACAGGCAAGCTGCACCGCTGACGTTCACACGTATTTACAATAGCGGCTGGTCATCTGGAGTAATTCCGACACCTCCAGAATTTTACGGAAAAGGCTGGTCTCACAATCACGAGGCATGGCTTACCAGTTCACGTCAAAATGTAGGAACGAACAAAACATCTAATGCCATATCCCCAAAAAATGGAGAGCATGAAACGCTATATATACACTCAGCACTAGGTGAATATTCTATTTTTCATCGTTTTGTGCCGCCCTCAACATCAGCCATTGGTAGTGAAGTCCCCGGAACCTTCAACGGAGGAGCGCCTGGACAACGGCTGGAGCGCAAGGAAAAGGGATGGGAGTATACAAACAGCGAAGACACAAAATTCTTCTTCAATGCAGACGGCAGAGTCACAAAGAAGATTACATCAAATGGTGACGTATATGCCTACGAATACAATACAGGCACCCGAAAACTAATTTCCATAAGAAACCAGTTCAATCGATCCGTCCTCATTGCAGAAAACATGCTCACCAGCGAGGTTGAATTACAACCAAGTTCCGGCGATCTAGTACGATATTCACTCGATGATAATCTACTCAGCAAAGTAACATCTGTCGACGGATCATTTTTTAAATACACCTACAATCCAGACAAGCTACTCATCGGCAAAATTGATGAGATAGGAAATTCAATTGGCTCGTATACATACTCTGATAATAGAGTTGTAAAATCCGAAAAGTCGCCCAACACGGACACATATTTATTCAACTACGATCATACTCTGGGCAACAGAATCACCACAATAACCCCTCCCATTGGAGACAGAATAACCACAAGAGCTCAAGCCAGCGGGTTAGCATCCACTGTTACCACATCTCCCTTTTCTGCTCTTAACACCAGCACCCAAAAAGGCATCTATCTCACTGCGGATGGTTTCTTGGATTTTGAAACCGACTACAGAGACAATGCAATATTTTGGCAATGGAACAAAGAAAGAATACTCCCCACAAAAATAACGGAGGCTAAAGGTCAAAAAAATACCGAACGAATTACCGATATCAGTTGGCATCTGCTTTTCCGAAAGCCCATCCGGCTCGAGCGCGGTGGCAATATTGAGGAGATGGAGTACGACCAACGAGGCAATATGATCAGTTGGTCAGTCACCGGATCCACCGGGATATTCCAGCGTCACGAATGGACATACGACGGCCAAGACAATTTGCTGACCGTGACGGCTCCAGGCGGTTACTCGGCAAGCTACACCTACGATGCCAACAGCAACCGGAAGACCTTCACAGACCCATTTGGTCGCGTGACCTACTTCACGGATTACGACAATCGCGGGCGGTTGCTTTCCTTCACTGACCCCACGGGCCGCACCTATTCGCTGACCTACGATCTGCGCGGAAGGCTCACCAGTTCGACGGTTGCTGGCCTTACCACCTCGTATCAGTATCAGCTCAACGGAGTCATGACCAAGGCCATCTTCCCCAATGGCTATGTGGTGAACTACACGTACGACACCGCGCAAAGACTGACTGGATGGACTGACAACAGAGGAAACGCTCAGACCTTTGTGCTTGACGGTGCCGGGAATCGGACAAGCGAGAAAACGACCGACAGCATTGGAAGCGTCGCCTTTGAAATCGCACGCACGCTCAACGGCATCAATCGCGTCAGCAGCGAAACAGTTGGCGCGGACCAAAAGAAGAGCTTTACCTATGATGCCAACGGCGATCTTGCAACCATCTCCGATGGTTTGCTGAAAACCGTTTCTCTCACACGCGACGCCCTTCGTCGTACCACGGCCATCCGTGATGAAAACAACGCCAAGGCTCTTCTCAGCTACAACGCACTCGATGCCATTGTTCAAGCCAAAGACCGCAAAAGTGTGGCCACCGACTACAGCCGAAATGCCATCGGTGGTGCGCTCCAAGAAACGTCTCTTGACACTGGCATCATCAGCTCTACGTTCGACGCTCGCGGGCTGACGACGTCAGTCAAAGATGCCACGGGCCGGATGATCAACATCGACAACGACGCCCTTGGCCGCACCACCAAGCTCAGCTACAACGACAGCACCACTTCATTACTGAAGTACGACCTCTCAGGCACCACATACAACACCACCGACGCGCCCAATGCCAGCATCGGTAGCCTGAGCGAAGTCCAGGACCCCGGCGTCACCACGCAATATCAGCGCGACGCCCTGAGCCGCATCGTGCGCAAGACGCAGACCCTGAGTGGTGGTGAGACGCGCTCCACCAGCTACACCTACGTTCCAGCCGGTCAAGGCGGCGCGGGCAGTCTGCAATCCATCACCTACCCCAGTGGCAAGACGCTCGCGTACAGCTACGACAGCACGGGCCTCATCACCGGCATGACGTGGAACGGTACACCACTGGTCTCCGCTCTCCAGTGGAGCCCGCTGGGCGTGCCCACGGTCTGGACGTGGCCGGGCATCAAGATGTCGCCGACGGATCCGTCCTCTCTGTTCGAGAACCGGCAATACAACACCGCCGGTCAGCTCATCCACAGCGGTCTGCTGGATCTCACCTGGGATGCCGCCGGGCGCGTGACAGCCATTGCACAGAGTCACATGATTCCGGGCAGCGGCAGCGATCCCGCGCAGCGCGGCATGGTCTCCAGCAGTTTCAACTACAACGCGACTGGCAACCTCACGGCGAGCGCCCATGCGTTGATGGCCGTGCCCGCCGTCACGCTCCCCGCAGGTGTCACTTTACCTGATGTAGTTGGCTACACCAGCCTTGGATACAGCTACGACGCCAACGCCAACCGCACCAGTGGCGTGTTCACCAAGGCCACGGGCGTGGGGACTCCCCTCAAGCTCACGCGTACCTACACGAGCACGACTGGCACCAACCGTCTGGCCAGCGTCACCACGACTAGCAGCGCTGGCGGAACCATACCCGCCAAGACCTACGAGTACGATGCCAGCGGCTCGCTCACCAGCGCCGCAGGCCAGTACCTGCACTACGGCCCCAATGGCCGGGTCGCCAAGCTGACCGGCACCGCCAGTAGCACTGACCCGCTGGCCGTGAGTTATGTGTACAACAGCTCCAGCCAGCGCGTGCTCAAGACTGATGCGCACACCGCAGGCGCAGCCGTGTCCGAGCATGCCTTCTACTCGGATGACGATGGCACCAGCCCGCTGGGCTTCTACAGCAGCCAGCGCAGCAGCAACTCGGCCGCACCCGCCGGAGAGAACGATTCAACCGAGCTTCTGTACCTGCCCACCGCCAACGGCCTGATACCCATAGCCGCGCAGATCAACGGACGGATCTATGCGATTGACACGGACCACCTGAACACGCCGCGCCGCCTCACCAACGCCGATGGCCAGGTCGCATGGCAATGGCTGATCACCGGCTTCGGCGAAGTCACGCCGACCACCGGAGCGACTGGCTACCTGCAGCCTGGCAGCACCGCTACCGCCCCGAGCTATGCGCCCGCCGTGACGTTCAACCTGCGGTATCCCGGACAGCAGTGGGATCAGGAAACCGGGCTCGCCTACAACATCAATCGGTACTACGATGCGAGCAGTGGGCGGTACATTCAGGCTGATCCGATTGGGCTGGATGGGGGGTGGAATCGGTTTGCCTATGTGAGCGGCAATCCTTTGAATGCGGTTGATCCATGGGGATTGCAGACTCTCCCTCGGCGACCACAAGACAATATGCCGGTTGGGGTGGGCGGCGGTGCAGGGCCACTCATCATTACCGGAGCAGGCGGAGCTGCAGCTGGACGGTCCTTGTGGGATTTATGCAAGCAAGGATGGAACTGGATATTTTCTGATGGAGGAAATAACACCCTTGAGCCAGGACCTCACGCAGGAGACTCCATTCCTGCACGCGGCCCTGGCAGAGATTTCACTCCAGAAGAGAGAGACTCAATAAATGACATTGGCGATGCAACTGGGTGTCATACATGCGGCTCAACTGTCCCCGGTACAAATAGTGGGAATTGGATTCCTGACCACCAACCACCAAACGCCCTCAATCCCGATGCAGGCCCTCAACGTCTTTACCCTCACTGCCTTTCTTGCAGTAGACGCCAGGGAGGGCAAATTCGAGGAAATCAAACCAGAGGAAATTAA
- a CDS encoding Imm21 family immunity protein: MKWIISNGGPLIFSSKKSAEHWKGTAGSSLKKKETDYERACAIYDYIDVIVSGKDDVAVLGDEPMQSKIFKDKERIFIARWEYCKSEDLADDVLKNLPKDLNIISNDKFMRLLGGELIIFDSALSFSEIEIDPTPSVEEGIYRITTEAYKLEKEYSFIIHMLIKTS; encoded by the coding sequence ATGAAGTGGATCATCTCCAATGGGGGCCCGCTAATATTCTCATCCAAGAAGTCTGCAGAGCATTGGAAGGGGACCGCAGGTAGCTCACTCAAGAAAAAAGAAACAGATTATGAGAGGGCATGCGCCATCTACGACTATATCGATGTCATTGTTAGCGGCAAGGACGATGTGGCGGTTCTGGGCGATGAGCCTATGCAATCTAAAATCTTCAAAGACAAAGAAAGAATTTTTATAGCTCGATGGGAATACTGTAAATCCGAAGATTTAGCAGATGATGTTCTAAAAAATCTTCCAAAAGATTTAAATATTATTTCCAATGATAAATTCATGAGACTCCTTGGTGGTGAGTTGATAATTTTTGACTCTGCGCTATCCTTCAGTGAGATTGAAATCGACCCCACTCCATCGGTAGAAGAAGGTATTTACAGAATAACGACCGAGGCTTACAAGTTGGAAAAGGAATACAGCTTTATCATCCATATGTTAATAAAAACTTCATGA